Proteins from a single region of Drosophila biarmipes strain raj3 chromosome 3R, RU_DBia_V1.1, whole genome shotgun sequence:
- the LOC108031183 gene encoding probable maleylacetoacetate isomerase 1: MEAVKQLAWKGMKLTQIGRSPGSTFLIRSISTNSKPVLYSFWASSCSWRVRIALALKKIDYEIKPTSLSRTVEHHAYTDEYKKINPVQKVPSLRIDGHTLCDSVAIMHYLEETRPQPALLPQDPVKRAKVREIVELICSGVQPLQNIAVQEYIGKDAGLKWAQHWITHGFQGLEKILSESAGQFCVGGELSMADLCLVPQVRNARRYKVDLRPYPTIVRLYNELQLLEAFKTTHPSTQPDCPPEFLRK; the protein is encoded by the exons atggAAGCAGTTAAACAATTGGCCTGGAAGGGCATGAAACTGACACAAATTGGCAGATCTCCTGgatcaacatttttaattcgaaGTATCTCAACAAACTCAAAGCCTGTACTTTATTCTTTCTGGGCGAGTTCGTGTTCGTGGAGGGTTCGCATAGCACTGGCGCTTAAGAAGATAGATTACGAAATAAAACCCACTTCTTTGTCGCGAACAGTGGAGCATCATGCATATACAGatgaatacaaaaaaataaatcccgTGCAAAAGGTTCCGTCCTTAAGGATTG ATGGACATACGCTGTGCGACTCGGTGGCCATAATGCACTACCTGGAGGAAACTCGTCCCCAGCCTGCTCTCCTGCCCCAAGACCCGGTAAAAAGAGCGAAGGTCCGGGAAATCGTGGAGCTCATATGCTCGGGTGTTCAGCCGCTCCAGAATATCGCAGTGCAGGAATACATAGGCAAGGATGCAGGCTTAAAGTGGGCACAACATTGGATCACCCATGGATTTCAAGGTCTGGAGAAGATCCTCTCCGAGTCGGCGGGACAGTTCTGTGTGGGAGGTGAGCTATCCATGGCGGATCTTTGCCTTGTACCACAGGTTCGGAATGCTAGGAG ATACAAAGTTGATCTGCGTCCATATCCCACTATAGTTCGACTGTACAACGAGCTACAACTACTGGAAGCTTTTAAAACCACTCACCCCAGTACTCAGCCCGACTGCCCACCGGAATTTCTTAGGAAATAA
- the LOC108031141 gene encoding probable maleylacetoacetate isomerase 1 isoform X1, which translates to MAAVRHLASKGIYLPQNYLSNGLLRSMSTNPVPILYSYWPSSCSWRVRIALAIKKIEYEIKPTSLLKTASEHAYTEEYREINPMQKVPSLKIDGHTLCDSVAIMHYLDETRPQPALLPQDPVKRAKVREIVELLCSGIQPLQNSAVLGHVGKDKSLEWAQHWISRGFQGLEKILAQSAGKFCVGDELTMADICLVPQVRNARRYKADLSPYPIIVRLDQDLQELEVFKSTHPSTQPDCPPEFAKK; encoded by the exons TCTGTCCAACGGCTTACTCCGCAGTATGTCTACAAACCCGGTGCCCATATTGTATTCCTATTGGCCAAGTTCCTGTTCTTGGAGAGTTCGCATTGCGctggcaatcaagaaaataGAGTACGAGATAAAACCCACTTCCTTGCTGAAGACAGCCAGTGAACATGCCTATACGGAGGAGTACAGGGAAATAAATCCCATGCAAAAGGTTCCTTCGTTGAAGATTG ATGGTCACACGCTGTGCGACTCGGTGGCTATAATGCATTACCTGGACGAAACTCGTCCTCAGCCTGCCCTCCTGCCCCAAGATCCGGTCAAAAGAGCCAAGGTACGCGAAATCGTGGAGCTGTTATGCTCGGGCATTCAGCCTCTGCAGAATAGTGCTGTCCTGGGTCACGTGGGCAAGGACAAGAGTCTGGAATGGGCACAACACTGGATTTCTCGAGGATTTCAAGGTCTGGAGAAGATCCTCGCCCAATCGGCTGGCAAGTTCTGTGTGGGCGATGAGCTTACCATGGCTGATATTTGCCTTGTGCCTCAGGTTCGCAATGCCAGGAG ATACAAAGCTGACCTGAGCCCTTATCCAATAATAGTTCGCTTGGACCAAGACCTTCAGGAACTGGAAGTTTTTAAAAGCACCCATCCCAGTACGCAACCAGACTGCCCACCAGAATTTGCCAAGAAATAG
- the LOC108031141 gene encoding probable maleylacetoacetate isomerase 1 isoform X2: protein MSTNPVPILYSYWPSSCSWRVRIALAIKKIEYEIKPTSLLKTASEHAYTEEYREINPMQKVPSLKIDGHTLCDSVAIMHYLDETRPQPALLPQDPVKRAKVREIVELLCSGIQPLQNSAVLGHVGKDKSLEWAQHWISRGFQGLEKILAQSAGKFCVGDELTMADICLVPQVRNARRYKADLSPYPIIVRLDQDLQELEVFKSTHPSTQPDCPPEFAKK, encoded by the exons ATGTCTACAAACCCGGTGCCCATATTGTATTCCTATTGGCCAAGTTCCTGTTCTTGGAGAGTTCGCATTGCGctggcaatcaagaaaataGAGTACGAGATAAAACCCACTTCCTTGCTGAAGACAGCCAGTGAACATGCCTATACGGAGGAGTACAGGGAAATAAATCCCATGCAAAAGGTTCCTTCGTTGAAGATTG ATGGTCACACGCTGTGCGACTCGGTGGCTATAATGCATTACCTGGACGAAACTCGTCCTCAGCCTGCCCTCCTGCCCCAAGATCCGGTCAAAAGAGCCAAGGTACGCGAAATCGTGGAGCTGTTATGCTCGGGCATTCAGCCTCTGCAGAATAGTGCTGTCCTGGGTCACGTGGGCAAGGACAAGAGTCTGGAATGGGCACAACACTGGATTTCTCGAGGATTTCAAGGTCTGGAGAAGATCCTCGCCCAATCGGCTGGCAAGTTCTGTGTGGGCGATGAGCTTACCATGGCTGATATTTGCCTTGTGCCTCAGGTTCGCAATGCCAGGAG ATACAAAGCTGACCTGAGCCCTTATCCAATAATAGTTCGCTTGGACCAAGACCTTCAGGAACTGGAAGTTTTTAAAAGCACCCATCCCAGTACGCAACCAGACTGCCCACCAGAATTTGCCAAGAAATAG